In Setaria italica strain Yugu1 chromosome I, Setaria_italica_v2.0, whole genome shotgun sequence, the genomic window ttttttttaaaaattccaAGAAAAATCCTTGAGATAGTTTGGGAacgaggaatccaaataaaatacttgaagCTTGTGAAAAGAGTTCTAGAGCATTCTAAcaaatagatttagctctaggaaattGAGAATAAATTTTATAAAAAGCTAGAAAATTCTTAGAAGGGTCTGGACATCGTCTAAAtgcatttttgaaacttttgcactcatgaaacaccagaATACATTAGcgtgaatgcaacacacaaagAACCACTTTatttaattcagaaaaacaaccaatttttttcctatactaaattacccgtaaagaaaataaatgttggaaaaagttttaaaattatgagaaaattattgtttattgttctttctaatcacatcctaaaatccaaaaatttcagagTGTAACATAACCACTGCAACATTTAACCATGGATGGTTGATGTAGCCGATGAATGCGGTAGATATGCGGTAGATTTAACATCTTAGCATCTTGACATCTTCATAGCATGAGAAAACATATGTGCATGATTCTGGATGGGGACCATATTATATAACAAAAATGCATGTTGGAATTTAGAAAATATGATTTGGGGTCAtcacactactggaaaactgagcatccGTCCTGAGGCTCAGTACCGATTGCAtgaacattagtaccgggtttaACGGCTAGTTCCTCAGGGTGGCCCCgtgaggacctttagtaccggttgggggcaccaaccggtactaatgtgtcaCCCCCTTTAATACCGTGTGggagcaccaaccggtacttaaTGTGGACCCTTTTAGTAACGGtcatttcaaccggtactaaaagccccCCTTTAATACCGAACTACCAataccggttgcgaaaccggtactaagggggttCCCAATCGGTACTGTTAGAGCTTTCCCACTAGGATCATTTGGCTATACGTGCCGTCAATTTCTTATTTTGGACGTTTATCATAATCATATAGCGTATGGTATAAAAAGCTTCGTATTTGATTATATCATTGCGATGCTTCATCCAAAGGAAACGATTTCCGTATTGATACGTTATGTGTATAGCCAGGTATCGCTGAATGTTTCTCTCCTTATTGCTTTCCCTAGTGGCATTGTCAGATGAGAAGAGAGACAAAACCATGAAAAGGGACTCCGaatatttttccttgattttgTCATGCGCTCACAGCGATGCCAGGAGCGTTTGAAGCTTTGTGATTTGAAGTGTTGAGAACTCAGATTACAATATCGTTGATTTGTGCTCTGAAGCTTTGGATCCGGTGGCCTTTCTGGTTGAGACGTTTTGGTGATGCTGCCGTGCTACAATCTGAATCTGATGGCAACAATCAATTGAGCTTGCTTAGGTAGCGTTTGGTTGGAGAGCCAGGTAGGATAGAATGGTTCCATTCCTGATTTTCAGAATGGGACGGTTCTATGGTATGTGTTTGCTTGGAGGGATGGAACGTTCCTAGTTTGGTTGGAGGTATAGGATGGAATAGGCACATGTTAACCACCGTCATGTGGGGTCCGCCTGTAGGCCACCTCaccttctcctccctcctccttccaCCCGTCGCCGGAGCTCCGGCTTCCCCGCTCAGGGCCTCGATCCGCGTCGAGCTCTGCCGTCCCCCACGCCGCAGGGCTCCACGCCGGCCCCCAACGTCGCTGGGCTCCTTCCTCCCCCATGTCGCTGGGCTCCGCCATCCCACGTGCCGCCGAGCTCCGCTAACCCCTGTGCCGCCCATGGATCGATCCGCGCCAAGCTCCACCGTCCCCCACACCGCTGGGCTCCGTCGTCCCGCATGCCGCAGAGCTCCGCCAACCTCTGTGCCACCGAGCTTCGACCTTCCCTACCACTCGACGCCGCCACCTGCGCCGCTCGACCTTCGACCTCCCCCACCGTCCAAGCTCCATCACCGCGTCACCCAGGCACCACCAGCGCGCCACTCGAGTCTCGATATGTGCCTTCCACACTTCGGTCCTCGAGCCTCGATATGTGCCTTCCACACTTCGGTCCGCCACTCTCACGCCACCCAGTCGCCCTGAGTCAAGGCGCACGACGCCGTCGAAGTGGGATGGCTCGGTCCGCTCAATTTTGCGGGATCGAGCCATCCCAAATCTAGCGCGAATATTCGCTCTTAGGGATCGCTCCATCCCCACACTCCCGAGACAAACAGAGGACGGGACGGCCGTCCCATTCTGCTCCCAAACCAAACACTACACTCCTCTGGCTGCTCAACCCAGCCGAATTCATACTTGCTGAAAACGCCCTGAACTTGCTGGCTGTTGCACCGATCCCAATCAAGGAGTAGTAGTACATTAGACAATCAGTGCACGATCGACAAGGACAGCGTGTGATGACATCATGCGGCAGCATGTACTGCCATCTGACATTTCTGACGCTGTGAGAATGCATCATGCAGTACAGTTTATTTGTAGCAGTAGTGCAGTACACCTGCCGGGCTAGTCGCTAACCTTTTCCATTCGAAGGAGATGGCAGTAGCAGCAGTAGTACAAGGTTGGTAGCAGTACAGATTAGGGAGACCTGCCTCCTGAACTCGGCCAAGTTTGGAGTCTGCAGTACACATCGATGCTCCTCCGAGCACACGTTATATTCCCTTGCCGCACGCGATTGGAACCTGGAAGCGTGACCTGTGCCGGCATGGATCACGGAGTGGAGGGATCCGATCAGCAGATAAGTAAATccaggagaagagaagagaagagaagagaagagacgCAAAGGCATCATTGAGTGCAGCGTTGATgagccggtcgccgccgccggccgccggctcaCCGGCGCTGCACTCAATTACGCATTTGCTTTCtctggccggcgacggcgatccCCGTAGCCGTGTAGGTGTCCATCAACCATCAGGTACCGAGCACGCTTCATCAAAATTCAAAGGCATACCTCTGTCCCGCCTCAATCAACCATCAGGTACCGGTCGCCGGTAAAGGCAAACCAACCTGTCTAGCAGTTGGTGCTGGCCGTTTGTTGCAAATCTCCGGTAATTACCAAAACCAGCACATCTGAATCCATCTGAATCCAATGTTTGTTCTGCACACTctctctttttgttttcttgcgATTTGGTTTCGGTGACACGCAGATTCTTCTTGGGAATATGTTCGACGATTTCATAGAGTTAGGCGAAGGAAATGATAACGCGTGGGAAACAAAGCAAGATCTGGTTTGTTCTTTCCTTCTGAATTCGCACTCTTGTCAGTCCATGAACGTTTGCGTTCTGCTCTAGTTTCAGCTCGATCCGTTCGGCAATGCGTACATTTTTAGAGAGAGCAGAATGCACAGGAACGATCCAAGTCGAAGTCCCACGATACTAGTAATGAAATTTCTGGAATTTATCCTACGGCAGTACGGCTCCTAAACCCAAACGATGAGCATTCACATGATCACATCGCCCTCTCATCTGCCGACGCACACGGATGGATAGATCGATGATGGGTGGGAGCAATACATGAGATGGAGAAACCAAGAACGAAGCTACAGAGGAACGAGAAGCGGTCGGTGAGGTCAGCGTCGTCGATGCTGCTGATCAGTTGGGGCCCCAGCACACGAGGTGGTAGGCCTTGTTCATCCtcacgtccgccgccgccgccgcccggcccgcgcccgcccggGGCAGCCCGGCCGTGGAGTCCGAGAGCGCGGCGGACAGTGCGTGGAtccggggcgcggcggcgcggtggtagAGCGAGCGCAGCGCGTAGTCCCAGCGGCACAGGCCCGCCTGGTCCTTGAGCGCCTCCACCGCGCCCAtgctcgccgccaccaccagcgaCGGCGCcttcccgcccgccgccgccgctgccgccatctcGATCGATGCCTTCTGGCTAGTACTGTACTGAAGTAGTGAAGTGTAGTACTTGTCCTGTCCGGGATCTCGGCGTGTGACGAGGGGCGTTTTATACGCGGCCCGGCGGCAAACCGGCGGAGAAACGGAGGTGGGCGGAGGCGAAAACAGGGAGCGCGAGTCGCCGGTTTTGGACTCCAATGGGAGGCGCTCCCTCCGTTTCCAAGGAACCAGGGCGGTGCCACCGGTGGCATACTGGCATGGTGCATGCATGTCGCCAAAAgcccaacatttttttaaacgGATAAACTgcagattatattaaaaaagaaaGAGTTTCAAATTGGAAAGatgcaagaaagaaaaaataaccaACTCGtccagttggattgggacatcaacgtgATTTCACCACTCCGCTCGCCACGGCAGCACCCCCAATATCCATGCTCATAGTTCGCCGAAACTCAAGGCGTAGCCCAACGTCGGTAGGGAACCGATAGAAACAAACTGCACCACACCGcaccgaggaggccgccgccatgcgggaccctccgCTGCAGTGCTGCTGTAACACCACACTTcacctgacagagtgataccatCGAATCCGAACCTCTCGTAGGCTGCCTTGCAGTtgccaccacgataacacaatgCGTGGGGCCTCGCCATGGACTCCACCTCACTCTCGTCGCCTCAAAGAAACACCACGCACGGGAGCCTCGCCACGCCCGTCATGGTACTCCACGTCACATATCCATTTCTTTTATCGTTGTTAGAGTGGTGAGCAATATTGCCCCGCTCCACAAGATCTTCGTCAATCAGCCAAGCCGGCGCCATAGGTCGACTTCGCCTCGTTGCTTCATCCACGCAAAAGCATCCGCCGCTATGACAGCAAGTCAGAGAAGTCGttgcgccgtcttccgacgatgtaTCGCACCGGGTAGCCCATCTaagctgagcaacccgccgcGGTCCGTTGTAAGCCTAATTGTCCCACAATGCTGTTACCGCAAGCGCCGTCCTCCGACACAGTTCCACGCCACATTGActgttgccaagcaacgccagccacCGTGGTTCGCCGCAAATGGCCAAAACCGACCACCATGCGACAACCCCTGGCTGCTGCTATAACTGCGATCACCTCCACATGACCTCAGCAACACCCGTCCAACTTGCTATGTGGCGGAATTGTCACCACCAACTGCGGCCGTCCATAACTAATGGATTGGGAATGCCATAGAATGAGATGGGTCTTTAGAGACGGCGCCTGTAAGGAGGGCAcgacgccaatggcgccgccgtcgctcgtccAGAATCTGGAGAGGATTTTCACCCAGAGGACCCCGTGTAGTAGGGTTGTAGCTCAGAAATGACTCCCCAACAGGAAGAATGACACCCTAGGGCGccgccgtcatctccaccagcaaTAACGCCGGCGAGGACTTTCGCCCGGAGCATCCTAACCCCTGCACGCTCACGGCTCGGCACTCCCGGCTACAGTCACCGCAATCCATCCGGGGCGACATCGCCTCCGCGCCTCCTCACACCACGCCGCCGTACCTCCACCTCTGCTCGCTTGCCGGCAATCCTTCTCCTCACACCgcgccctgcgccgccccgcgcgTGGTCTGTGCGCAATGCCTCCTCCGTGCCACTATCCTTCGCTCCGGCACCACCTCCGCACCGCACCCTGCGCCGCCCCGCGTGCAGCGCCTCCTCTACGTCGGCACCGCCGTCCTTCACGCCGGCGTCTCTGCCGCACCGCTATTCTCCACGGGCCGCCACGGGCCTCCGTACCTCCTACgtatctcctcctccggcgcctcctccgcgtctcctcctcctgggcTCGACGTCCTCGTCCTCACGGTTGTCTTGTTCGTCGGCGGCGCTGCAACGTGCGGCAGCTGCGgacacaccgccgccgccacacaaCACACCGCTCCAGCGGTCCTCTGCGCCTCCTCCGTGCCGCCGGCTGctgcgcctcctccgccgccaggCTAGCTCGCCGCCTCCGGCACGTCCTGCGCCTCACAGAGAGGCCGCGCGGGCCCCCGGCCATGCTCCGTCGCGCCTGCGCCTGCAGCACCACGGCCCCCGCATCGCTCTCTCTACCAGGAGCCCTGCCGACAGCCGCTCCTCGCGGATCTGGTGCCCAGGGACACCGGATCTGCCGGCTCAGGTTGTGGCGGCCTCCTCCATGGCTGGCGCCACCGCGTCGTTGACCCGGGCGGGAACTACCCGGCCCGCGAGAGAAGCCCCCGCTGTCGCCTTCCTAGCAGGCACACATGCTTTCGGTACCCTGCTCCGACAGCGGCAAGGTAGAGAGAAAGCTgggagggggtggcggtggcggacgtTGGGTGCCGCTCGAGTCGCCTCCCCAAAAGCCCAACATGCATGTACGCTCTTAATTTTTCTCTTGGCAATTCTTTATGTTTTTGTGAGGTGCcaattccttttttttgccATTGTATAATACAATAAGTCATTTGCTATGATGTCTCTATGGCATGTGAGGAACTTGTGTAACTGACAGTGACAAATGAGATACTGCAAAAATGCTTTGGCAGAAATTTTTTTCCTTGCCGTTCTTCTTCTCCATTGATTTTGTAGTGGTGAAGCGTATTGTGAGAGTGATTGATGAGTGAGCTCAATGTATTCGCATCTTTTATATTTTGCTCTTGTTTTAGAAGGAAACTCTGAAGTTTTAGGTCATGTTTGGCTCTTGACCAAAGGCTGCCAAGCCTAGCTTCGGCGAAGAAAACGATCGCCGAACTTTCAGCGAGTTTACTGCACGcaaatgaggtgtttggatccatgaactaatttttattcggatcacatcgaatatttatcgaatatttgataccaattagaatgactaaatgtgaactaattataaaattaattgcataagccgtgactaattcacgagataaatctattaagcctaattaatccatgattatcATATATTTACTGTgacatcacatggtcaaatcatgaactaattagacttaatagattcgtctcatgaattagccttcatttgtgcaattgatttttgtaattaacctatatttaatattcacaaataattttataattaacctatatttaatatttctaattagcatctaaacattaGACGTGGCGTCCGGATGGGGTCTGAAATAGGGAGCGTTTGCGGAGGCGCGGCATGCCGCAAGCTCGGCGCAAGCTCGGCATGAACAAACACATGCGGAAATCAGGCGTGGTGAGCAGACGAGGGCACAATCCAAACACGCTCGGGCAAAGCCaagaattacaaaattaattagtttttatatatatatattttactCTTAAGCAAGTACTAACATTTTCAGGGCAAAGAGAGCCTGGTATTGATTACCTTGCATTAGGGCCTTGGAGGGGTTTAAATGATTCTAAACTCAACTGTTCGACTCTAGGATGCATCTAACCCAGTCCTTCCTCACGCCTTAGGTATTAAGCTCTGATATATATACCGGTTAATACCGGTTAATATGACGTGACTTAGGTTATTAGGCTCTGATATACATCGGTGACCCTCGGTAGAAAATTGACCTATAATTCTTCTAGTTGGAAACCTTACAGATCTCGGTTTTCCGTCGGGGACAAAGAATTATTTGACGCCTACACAGAGGCGTAGGAAAAACAAATTTCACAGCACAAGCAGGCGAATTTAAGGTTACAGGGGTATAATCTGCTGCTTCAAATTAAAACCACACCTAGAAACACCACTCAGACTTGGTATGTTTTACAGGAAGCTTATTAGCTATAGTAGCTTCCAGCAGTCGACACCCAAACAGATCGACGCGACGAGCAGCCTGAGCAAACAGCAAGAGGTGGTGCAAGACATCAAGCAGCAATTACGTACAAGTAGTAGTAGTTCTTTGGTACAGAAcactccggccgccggcggccggccggagccgagccgccgccggaaACACTCGCCGGAGCGCCACGAGAGGTTGCCGGATAAGTGGATACTGGATACATCGATCACTTGGGTCCCCAGAGCAGGAGGTGCATCACCTTGGCCCTCTTGCCgttgccgcccgccgcggcggcgtggtcgccgcgccaccccggctgctgctgctgctgccg contains:
- the LOC101757205 gene encoding uncharacterized protein LOC101757205, which translates into the protein MHAPCQYATGGTALVPWKRRERLPLESKTGDSRSLFSPPPTSVSPPVCRRAAYKTPLVTRRDPGQDKYYTSLLQYSTSQKASIEMAAAAAAGGKAPSLVVAASMGAVEALKDQAGLCRWDYALRSLYHRAAAPRIHALSAALSDSTAGLPRAGAGRAAAAADVRMNKAYHLVCWGPN